A stretch of the Lactuca sativa cultivar Salinas chromosome 9, Lsat_Salinas_v11, whole genome shotgun sequence genome encodes the following:
- the LOC111896409 gene encoding protein NRT1/ PTR FAMILY 4.5 codes for MVEETPKTGYKLHSSLSLKPNGQKGGFKSSGFIFGLVALENMGFISNILIMFLYFMNDLSFNIPGAANTVTNFMGSTFLLSIVGAFISDTYISRFHTCLIFGVIEIVAFMIVTIQAHDTSLHPKPCGLKESCMEGGIGVMFYTSLALLALGAGGVRGALTPFGADQFDTTNPKGLKAQGTYFNWLVLSTTLGAAVGVMGFVWVSTNHGWWWGFFLATISSFLGFTLFLMGKPFYLIQVPKNSPILTIIRVVIVAMKNRKLKLPEVTEELYESGRNEALMGKNLSRTGEFTWLDKAAIIPNDSKPSELAPWEICTVTQAEEVKILIRMLPIILSTVVMNTCLAQLQTFSQAQGNFMNKKLGSVDFPAGSIPVIPLVFMSALLPIYEYFFVPFAKKFTKHPQGITQLQRVGVGLVLSAISMGVAGIVEVKRRNQSRINPLEPISLFWLSFQYGIFGIADMFSFVGLLEFFYKEAPVGMRSLATSFTWISMSLGYFLSTVLVNIVNSVTKRVSPSKRGWIHGIILDNNNLNLFYWLLAVLSLINFAIYLLSAIKYKYKKEDDELLKTEMVSTTTSIGMVSASEDDIPKSTTQIEFAHAEATVEPKQT; via the exons GTTTGGTGGCTTTGGAGAACATGGGATTCATATCAAACATATTGATAATGTTCTTATACTTTATGAACGATTTGAGTTTCAACATTCCCGGAGCTGCAAACACAGTGACAAATTTCATGGGATCAACATTCCTCCTCTCAATTGTTGGTGCTTTTATTTCTGATACTTACATCTCCAGATTCCATACTTGTCTTATTTTTGGAGTGATTGAAATAGTG GCTTTCATGATTGTGACAATTCAAGCACATGACACAAGTCTACATCCAAAACCTTGTGGTCTGAAGGAGAGTTGCATGGAAGGAGGTATAGGAGTAATGTTCTACACCTCCTTAGCATTGCTAGCATTAGGTGCGGGTGGTGTTAGAGGTGCTCTTACGCCTTTTGGGGCAGATCAGTTTGACACAACAAACCCAAAAGGACTCAAGGCCCAAGGAACATATTTTAACTGGCTTGTGCTCAGCACCACCTTGGGTGCAGCCGTGGGTGTTATGGGATTTGTGTGGGTTAGCACTAATCATGGATGGTGGTGGGGATTTTTCTTGGCTACCATTTCTAGTTTCTTAGGGTTTACATTATTTTTAATGGGGAAACCATTTTACCTCATTCAAGTTCCTAAAAATAGCCCGATTCTAACGATTATCcgg GTGGTTATAGTAGCTATGAAGAACAGAAAGTTAAAACTACCAGAAGTTACTGAAGAATTATATGAGAGTGGCAGAAATGAGGCCTTGATGGGAAAAAATCTCTCTCGTACGGGTGAATTCAC TTGGTTGGACAAGGCAGCAATTATTCCGAATGATTCAAAACCAAGTGAACTTGCACCATGGGAGATATGCACTGTGACACAAGCCGAAGAAGTAAAGATCCTCATAAGAATGCTTCCTATAATACTAAGCACTGTTGTCATGAATACATGCTTAGCCcaactacaaacattttcacaagCCCAAGGAAACTTCATGAACAAAAAACTTGGAAGCGTTGACTTCCCTGCAGGGTCAATTCCTGTAATTCCGCTTGTTTTTATGTCAGCTCTCCTTCCTATTTATGAGTACTTCTTTGTACCCTTTGCAAAAAAGTTCACCAAACATCCTCAAGGAATTACTCAACTACAAAGAGTTGGGGTGGGGCTTGTTCTCTCTGCAATCTCTATGGGAGTGGCAGGAATCGTAGAGGTAAAAAGGAGAAACCAATCAAGAATCAACCCACTTGAGCCCATTAGCCTCTTCTGGCTCTCTTTCCAATATGGTATTTTTGGGATTGCCGATATGTTTTCATTTGTGGGTTTGCTTGAGTTTTTCTATAAAGAGGCTCCTGTAGGGATGAGATCACTAGCGACTTCCTTCACATGGATATCTATGTCTCTTGGGTACTTCCTAAGTACGGTGTTAGTGAATATTGTAAATTCTGTTACAAAGAGAGTGTCACCAAGCAAACGAGGATGGATTCATGGGATTATTTTGGACAACAACAATTTAAATTTGTTTTATTGGTTGTTGGCTGTGTTGAGCTTGATAAATTTTGCAATTTACTTGCTTTCAGCCATAAAGTACAAGTACAAAAAAGAAGATGATGAACTATTAAAGACAGAAATGGTGTCGACGACTACTAGTATTGGAATGGTTAGTGCAAGTGAAGATGATATACCAAAGAGTACTACTCAAATAGAATTTGCTCACGCTGAAGCAACTGTTGAACCAAAACAGACTTAA